A region of the Geomonas subterranea genome:
CGCTTTTCCGTGGGACGTGCGGAACGTCGCCTGGTGCGTCGAAAAGATTAATAGGCGCGCGCGAGGATTTGATATAGTATTTCGGTTCGCGGCGGCAAAACATTAGAACGCCGCGATGGGAGCAGACTGAGAATGTTAGAAATCGGCAAGTACAACCGTTTGGAAGTCAAGAAATTGAGCGCGATAGGCGCCTACCTCGTCTCGGAGCTTGGGGACATCCTGTTACCGACCAAGTACGTCCCTGAAGGGCTGCACCACGGCGAGCACCTCAAGGTGTTCGTCTACCTGGATTCGGAGGACCGGCTCATCGCCACCACGCTGGAGCCCAAGGCGCAGGTCGGGGATTTCGCGCTCATGGAGGTCAAGGATGTGAGCCCCGTCGGGGCCTTCATGGACTGGGGGCTGGAAAAGGACCTGCTGGTCCCGTTCAGCGAGCAGCCGCGTCCCATGCAGAAAGGGGAAAGGCACCTGGTGCGGGTCTACCTCGACCGCTCCGAGCGTATCGCCGCGTCGGCAAAGATCGGGAAGTTCCTCGAGAAGTCAGCGGCGGGGCTCAAGGAGGGACAGGAAGTCCTGCTTACCTTCTACGAGTTCGGCGACCTGGGCGCCAAGGTGATCATCGACGGACGCTATGACGGCCTGCTCTTCAAGACCGAGCTCTTCGGCAGGTACCGGACCGGTGACAGCGCCAAGGGGTACGTGAAGAAGATACGCCCCGACGGCAAGATAGACGTGACACTCAGAAAGGGGGGGAGGCAGGACCTGAGCGGCGGCCGGGAGACCCTGTTGCGGGTACTCGCCGAGCGCGGAGGCTTTCTTCCCGTGGGGGACAAGTCCCCCCCCGAGCTGATCGCGGACATGTTCCGGATGAGCAAGAAGAACTTCAAGGCCGT
Encoded here:
- a CDS encoding CvfB family protein → MLEIGKYNRLEVKKLSAIGAYLVSELGDILLPTKYVPEGLHHGEHLKVFVYLDSEDRLIATTLEPKAQVGDFALMEVKDVSPVGAFMDWGLEKDLLVPFSEQPRPMQKGERHLVRVYLDRSERIAASAKIGKFLEKSAAGLKEGQEVLLTFYEFGDLGAKVIIDGRYDGLLFKTELFGRYRTGDSAKGYVKKIRPDGKIDVTLRKGGRQDLSGGRETLLRVLAERGGFLPVGDKSPPELIADMFRMSKKNFKAVIGNLYREGVIEITKEGIRLR